The Streptomyces uncialis genomic interval CCGCCGCCGTGTGGGACGGACTGTTCCACTACACCGGCTCCAACGACCATATGATCATCCGCGATCTGCGGCTGCCCCGCACCCTGCTCGGCCTGCTGGTCGGTATGGCGCTCGGCCTCGCGGGCGCGGTGATCCAGGCGCTCACCCGCAACCCGCTCGCCGACCCCGGCATCCTCGGCGTCAACGCGGGCGCGTCCTTCGCGGCCGTCCTCGCCATCGCCCTGTTCGGACTCACCGATCTGCGCCAGTACATCTGGTTCGCGTTCCTCGGCGCCGTCCTCGCCACCGTCGCCGTCTACGCCATCGGCTCCCGCGGACGCGGCGGCGCCACCCCCGTACGGCTCACCCTGGCCGGGGTCGCGACCGGCGCCGTCCTCAGCGGCATCACCTCCGGCATCACCCTGCTGGACCCCGCGACCTTCGACCGGATGCGGTTCTGGGCGGCGGGCTCCATCGCCGGACAGGACATGGGGACCGTGGCCCGGATCGCGCCGTTCCTCATCGCCGGACTGCTGCTCGCCCTGACCCTGGCCCGGCCGCTCAACGCCGTCGCCCTCGGCAGCGACACGGCCCGCGCCCTCGGTGTGAACATCACCCTGACCCGGACCCTGGCTCTCGTCGCGCTGACCCTGCTCTGCGGCGGAGCGACGGCCGTCGCCGGACCCATCGCGTTCATCGGCCTGATGATCCCCCATGTCGCACGCTGGATCGTCGGCCCCGATCAGCGGTGGATACTCCCCTTCACCCTCGTCCTGGCACCGGTCCTGCTGCTCGTCTCCGACATCGTCGGACGGCTGGTGCTGCGGCCCGGCGAACTCCAGGTCGGCATCGTCACCGCCTTTGTCGGCGTCCCGGTGCTCATCGTGCTGGTGCGACGGCAGAAGGCGAGCGGACTGTGATCACCAGGACCAGGAAACCCCGTACGACCGGACCACGGCCGGACCCCCGCCCGCATCCGCCACGAGCCGCGCCCCACCCCGCCCGCTCCCGGTCCGGCCGTCCCGCCGTCGACTTCGGACGCCCCATCCGGGTGCTGCGCGTACCGGACACCCGGGGCGGACGGCTCTCGCTGCGCCTCGACACCCGCGCCACCGCCATCTGTCTGCTCCTGCTGGCCGCCACCGCCGCCCTCGGCATCCTGACGCTCGGCAGCGGCCAGTACACCGTGCCGCCGGGCGACGTGATCCGCGCACTGCTCGGCGACGCCACGCCCAAGGTCCATATGGTCGTCGTCGAATGGCGGCTGCCCCGGGTCCTGCTCGCCGTCCTGTGCGGGGCCGCGCTCGCCGTCAGCGGCGCCATCTTCCAGTCGCTCACCCGCAATCCGCTCGGCAGCCCCGACGTCATCGGCTTCAACACGGGCGCCTACACCGGCGCGCTGGCCGTCATCATGCTGGCGAACGGCGGCTACTACCAGGTCGCGGCGGGCGCGCTGGCGGGCGGCATCGCCACCGCCGCCCTCGTGTACGCACTCGCCTACCGGCAGGGCGTCCAGGGATTCCGGCTGATCATCGTCGGTATCGGCATCAGCGCGCTGCTGGCGTCCCTCAACACCTGGATGACGATCAAGGCCGACCTGGAGACCGCGATGGCCGCGGCCGTCTGGGGCGCCGGTTCCCTCAACGGACGGAGCTGGGAACAACTCGGCCCGGTCGCACTGGTCCTGGCCGTCCTGCTGCCCGTCGTCCTCCTCCTGGCGGGCCGGATGCGCATGCTGGAGCTGGGCGACGACACGGCCCGCAGCCTCGGACTGCGCACGGAACCCAACCGGCTCGCCCTGGTCGTCACCGGCGTCGCCCTGACCGCCCTGGTCACCGCCGCCGCGGGCCCCATCTCCTTCATCGCACTGGCCGCACCCCAGCTCGCCCGGCGCCTGGTGCGCTCCCCGGGCGTCTCCGTACTGCCCTCCGCCGCGATGGGGGCCGCGCTGCTCGTCGCCGCCGACTGGGTCGCCCAGCGGGCGTTCGCACCGACCCAGCTGCCCGTCGGGGTCGTGACGGTGAGCATCGGCGGCGCCTATCTGATCTGGCTGCTGCTCGGCGAGGCCCGCCGCCAGTGAACCCCCGCCCGCCCCGCCAGGACCCGCCTCCCGCAGATACGGACCCGCACCGATGACCACCCTCCACAAGAACCCGGCCGCAGCAGACCCGACCGCACCCGCCGGTCAACGGCTGCGGGCCGAGGGACTCACCCTCGCCTACGACGCCCGGACCATCTCCGAGAACCTCACCGTCCGGATACCCGACGGCTCCTTCACCGTCATCATCGGCCCCAACGCCTGCGGCAAGTCGACCCTGCTGCGCGCCCTGTCCCGGCTGCTCAAACCCACGGCGGGCCTGGTGCACCTGGACGGACGGGCGATCTCCTCCTACCCCGCCAAGGAGGTGGCGCGGCGGATGGGCCTGCTCCCGCAGACCTCACTGGCACCGGACGGCATCACCGTGGCCGACCTCGTCGCCCGCGGTCGTCACCCCCACCAGAAGCTCCTCCGCCAGTGGTCCGACGCGGACGAGCAGGCCGTACTCGACGCCATGGACTCGACCGGGGTCACCGATCTGTCCGCCCGGCTGGTCGACGAACTCTCCGGCGGCCAGCGCCAGCGCGTATGGGTGGCCATGGTCCTCGCCCAGCAGACACCCCTGCTGCTCCTCGACGAGCCCACGACGTTCCTCGACATCGCGCATCAGATCGAACTGCTCGAACTGTGCCGGGACCTCAACCGGCGCGACGGCCACACCCTCGTCGCCGTGCTCCACGACCTCAACCACGCCTGCCGGTACGCGGACCACATCATCGCCATGCGCGACGGCGAGGTGATCGCCACCGGCGCGCCCGCCGACATCGTCACCGCCGAACTGGTCGAGGACGTCTTCGGACTGCCCTGCCGCATCATCGAGGACCCCGTGTCCCTGACCCCCCTGGTCATCCCACTGGGCCGCGGCAACTGACCCACCGCGCCCGGCCACGGCCCGGGTCACGGGCACGCGTCCGGCGCCTGCGCCCGCGCCCGCGCCTGCAAGTTCGCCTCCGCCTCCGCCTCCCGTACGGCCGAGTCCGGGTCCAGCCGGGTGCCCGCGGTGAACTCCGCCGCGTGGACGCGCTCGTCCAGCACCGTCGCGAGGCGCGCGCCGATACGGTCCACATCGCCCCGCTCGCCCTCCGGCAGCGGAATCCCGACCGCGCGCCGGGCGGCGTCGGCCGCGCCCAGCAGCCGGGCCGCCCGGGACCAGCGGCCCGCCAGCGACAGGGCACCGGCCAGACCCTCCAGCGCGAGGGCGACCGCCCGCGGATCGCCGGTGGCCCGGGCGGCCGCCAGCCCCTCCCGCTGAAGGCGCAGAGCGGTCGGCGCGTCGCCCCGCAGCTCGGCGGTGAAGCCCAGTTCGGCGAGGATCAGCGGGGGCGCGCCCGGCTCGTACCCCATCTGCCGGTGCAGTTCGATCACCCGCTCCATATGCGCCTGCGCGGTGTCGAGTTCGCCGGACCGCCGTGCCCCGAGACCGAGACCGATCTCCGCGTACTGCTCCCCGAACACGTCCGACTGCTCGACGGCCAGCCGCCGGGCACGCTCATGGCATTCCCGGGCCCGGGCCAGCCGCCCGGTCAGCAGGGCGAGCCGCCCGACCCCGGAGAGCTGGAAGACGAACTCGGGCCACAGCTTCAGCTCCTCGGCCATCCGCAGCCCGTCCTGGTAGAGCCGTTCGGCGTGCCCGTAGTCACCGACCGCCTCGGCCAGCTTCGCCAGCGGCACCATGGCCTGGAGCTGACCCCACTGGTCGCCCAGCTCACGGAAGAGCTCAAGGCTCCGCTCGCCGTCACGGCGCAGTGCCGCGAAGTCCCCGCGTGTCTTCGCGTGGAAGGTACGGCTGCCGAGCGCCGCCGCCGTACCCCAGCGGTCGTCCAGCGAACGGAACGTCTCCAGCGCCCGGTCCACCAGCTCCTCGGCGGCCACCGGATCGGCGACGCCGTAGAGCTTGGAGGCGAGGAACCATTCCATCCTGGCGCGCCCGCCCGGGTCGTCGAGCGCGTCGTACGGTTCCAGCGCGGCGCGGTACTCGCCGGCGGGGTCGCCGCCGCCGAGCTGGAGGCGGACACCGCCCAGCAGGGCGCCCGCCGCCGCCACCAGGGCGGCGGGCGCCGCCGGGTCCACGGACAGCGCGAGCGTGAGCGACCGCCGTGCCTCGTGGTTACGGCCCCGCAGATGCCAGTACCACGCCAGCGCGTTCACCAGCCGCAGCGCCCGGACGGCGTCCCCCGCGTGCACGGCGCTCTCCAGCGCGCCCCGCAGATTGGCCTGCTCCGCGTCGAGCCTGCGCAGCCACCGCCGCTGGTCGTGCCCCCGCAGCAGGGGCGCGGCGTGTTCGGCGAGCTCCGTGTAGTACGCGCGGTGACGGGCCCGCGTCTCCTCGGCCTCACCGCTCTCCCCGAGGCGTTCGGAGCCGTACGCGGCCACCGACTCCAGGAGCCGGTAGCGCGGCCCGTCGGCGGTGTCGGTCATCACCACCAGCGAACAGTCCACCAGCCGGGCCAGGAGATCGAGGACGTCCGAGGGGGCGATCCCGTCACCGGCGCAGAGTTCCTCGGCCGCGGTCAGCGCGCAGCCGTCCGCGTGCGCGGCGAGCCTGCGCAGCACCACGCGCTCCGGCCCGTCGAGCAGCTCCCAGCTCCAGTCGATCACCGCGCGCAACGTCCGCTGACGGGCCGGAGCGCCACGGGCACCCGCGGCCAGCAGCCGGAAGCGGTCGTCCAGCCGGGCGGCGAGCTCCCGCACCCCCAGCGCGCGGACCCGGGTCGCGGCCATCTCCAGGGCCAGCGGAATCCCGTCCAGCCGACGGCAGACGGCGACGACCGCGTCCACCGTGGTCGCGTCCAGGACGAAACGGGGCGCCGAGGCACCGGCCCGCGCCACGAACAACTCCACCGCGCCGAACCGTCGTACGGCGTCGGGGTCGAGGTCCGCCGCCGGTCCGGGCAGCTGGAGCGGAGGCACCTCCAGAAGATGCTCACCGGCCACACCCAAAGGGCGCTGCGTGGTCGCCAGGATGCGCAGTCCGGGCGCCGCGACGAGCAGTTGTTCCGCCAGCTCGGCGACCTCGTGGACCACATGCTCGCAGTTGTCGAACACCAGCAACGCCGGTGCCCGGCCCAGCGCGCGGACGAGCCGGTCGACGGTCGAGAACGGCGCGGCGGTACGGCCGTGACCCGTCGGGGCGTCGTCACGCATGCCCAGGGCCGCCGCGACCACGTCGTACACCCCGGTCGCCGACGCGATGACCCGCTCACCGCCGGACCGGGACGGTTCGAGCGCGGCGAACTCCGCGAGCCGGACCCCGCCGGGGAACCCGTCCGCGAGCTGGGCGGCCGTCGCGAGCGCGAGCCGGGTCTTGCCGACCCCGCCCGCGCCGGTCAGTGTCACCAGCCGGTTGACGGCCAGCAGCGAGCGCAGTTCGCGCAGCGCGTCGGCCCGGCCGACGAGTCCGGTGAGCTCGGCCGGCACGTTCGTCGGCGGACCGGCCGATACGGCGGCAGGGGAGAGCGTGGCGGGGGAGACGGCCGTAGGGGAGACGGCCGCGGTCAGTGAAGGGTCCTGGGTGAGGATCGCCTGGTGGAGCGCCGCCAGTTCGGGGCCCGGCTCCACCCCGAGTCCGTCGGCGAGCCGCGCGCGCAGCTCGGCGTAGCCGCTGAGCGCCGCGCTCTGCCGTCCGGCCAGATACAGCGCCCGGAGCTGGACGGTGCGCAGCCGCTCCCGCAGCGGATGCTCGGCGACGAGATCGCCCAGCCCGTCCGCGACCAAGCCGTGTTCGCCCAGTTCGAGCCGGGTCTCGGCCTGCTCCTCCAGCGCGGTGAGCCGCTGCTCGTCCAGCCGCTGCCGGGCGGCCCGGGTGAACTCCTCGTCGGCGAGGTCGGCGAAGGCCGGACCCCGCCACAGCGCCAGCGCGTCGGCCAGCAGTCCGGCACGCACCCGTGGGTCGCCCGCCGCGCGTGCCTGGGCGGTCAGCCGGTCGAAGCGGTCCGCGTCCACCGTGTCGGGCGCGGTGCGCAGTTGATAGCCCGGCGGGCGGGAGACCACCAGGTCCCGGCCGCCGGGTTCGGCGTCCTCCAGGGTGCGGCGCAGCTGCCAGACCTTGTTCTGGAGCGCGGCCGCCGGATTGCCCGGCCGCCCGGCACCCCACAGATCCTCGATCAGCCGGTCGGCGGAGACCGGCCGGTCCCGCCGCACCAGCAGATTCGCCAGCAGGGCCCGGACCTTGAGCTCCGGCACCCTGACGGGCTGTCCGTCCGCGGTCCGTACGCCCAGCGGGCCGAGCACTTCGAAGTACATGTGATCACGCTAACCCGGTGCCGGGATGGGCAACAGCGCGGCCGGGGCCGCGGCCCGGCGGGGGAGAGCCCGGGTGCGGTCCGGGCGGTGTTCAGGAGCGGTTCGGGCGAGTCCCGGCAAGGGCCGGGGGTGTCCGGGGGCGCACCGGGCGAGCGCCGGGCGAGGGCTGGGTGTGACGTCCGAGAGCGGTCCGGGCGAGGGCCGGGAGGGGGCCGGGAGAGGGCCGAGAGAGGACCGGGAGAAGTCCGGGAGCGGTCACGTCCATGGTGGTGGCCGAGGAATGAGGAGTGGACGAGGAGAGCGGTGACGGCCGCGCTCCTCCCGCCCCGGCGAGACCCCGAGTGGCCCGGCACCGTCCGTGATCCGTCCCGGACAACACCGTCCGCCCGTACCGGCGTCACCCGCTCACCCCTCCCGGCACCACCCGCGCACCCGCGCGTCCGCGCATCACGGAAGGATTCCCATGTCATCCATCGCCCCTACCGCCGCACCACCGAAGGCCGGGGCCCGGGAATGGACCGGG includes:
- a CDS encoding iron chelate uptake ABC transporter family permease subunit, producing MTTVTAVTTEGRARAARDIPPPGAASTNARRSLWLLIAVGALLAVTLLSLGVGSKHLPPAAVWDGLFHYTGSNDHMIIRDLRLPRTLLGLLVGMALGLAGAVIQALTRNPLADPGILGVNAGASFAAVLAIALFGLTDLRQYIWFAFLGAVLATVAVYAIGSRGRGGATPVRLTLAGVATGAVLSGITSGITLLDPATFDRMRFWAAGSIAGQDMGTVARIAPFLIAGLLLALTLARPLNAVALGSDTARALGVNITLTRTLALVALTLLCGGATAVAGPIAFIGLMIPHVARWIVGPDQRWILPFTLVLAPVLLLVSDIVGRLVLRPGELQVGIVTAFVGVPVLIVLVRRQKASGL
- a CDS encoding FecCD family ABC transporter permease, with the translated sequence MITRTRKPRTTGPRPDPRPHPPRAAPHPARSRSGRPAVDFGRPIRVLRVPDTRGGRLSLRLDTRATAICLLLLAATAALGILTLGSGQYTVPPGDVIRALLGDATPKVHMVVVEWRLPRVLLAVLCGAALAVSGAIFQSLTRNPLGSPDVIGFNTGAYTGALAVIMLANGGYYQVAAGALAGGIATAALVYALAYRQGVQGFRLIIVGIGISALLASLNTWMTIKADLETAMAAAVWGAGSLNGRSWEQLGPVALVLAVLLPVVLLLAGRMRMLELGDDTARSLGLRTEPNRLALVVTGVALTALVTAAAGPISFIALAAPQLARRLVRSPGVSVLPSAAMGAALLVAADWVAQRAFAPTQLPVGVVTVSIGGAYLIWLLLGEARRQ
- a CDS encoding ABC transporter ATP-binding protein translates to MTTLHKNPAAADPTAPAGQRLRAEGLTLAYDARTISENLTVRIPDGSFTVIIGPNACGKSTLLRALSRLLKPTAGLVHLDGRAISSYPAKEVARRMGLLPQTSLAPDGITVADLVARGRHPHQKLLRQWSDADEQAVLDAMDSTGVTDLSARLVDELSGGQRQRVWVAMVLAQQTPLLLLDEPTTFLDIAHQIELLELCRDLNRRDGHTLVAVLHDLNHACRYADHIIAMRDGEVIATGAPADIVTAELVEDVFGLPCRIIEDPVSLTPLVIPLGRGN
- a CDS encoding AfsR/SARP family transcriptional regulator, with the protein product MYFEVLGPLGVRTADGQPVRVPELKVRALLANLLVRRDRPVSADRLIEDLWGAGRPGNPAAALQNKVWQLRRTLEDAEPGGRDLVVSRPPGYQLRTAPDTVDADRFDRLTAQARAAGDPRVRAGLLADALALWRGPAFADLADEEFTRAARQRLDEQRLTALEEQAETRLELGEHGLVADGLGDLVAEHPLRERLRTVQLRALYLAGRQSAALSGYAELRARLADGLGVEPGPELAALHQAILTQDPSLTAAVSPTAVSPATLSPAAVSAGPPTNVPAELTGLVGRADALRELRSLLAVNRLVTLTGAGGVGKTRLALATAAQLADGFPGGVRLAEFAALEPSRSGGERVIASATGVYDVVAAALGMRDDAPTGHGRTAAPFSTVDRLVRALGRAPALLVFDNCEHVVHEVAELAEQLLVAAPGLRILATTQRPLGVAGEHLLEVPPLQLPGPAADLDPDAVRRFGAVELFVARAGASAPRFVLDATTVDAVVAVCRRLDGIPLALEMAATRVRALGVRELAARLDDRFRLLAAGARGAPARQRTLRAVIDWSWELLDGPERVVLRRLAAHADGCALTAAEELCAGDGIAPSDVLDLLARLVDCSLVVMTDTADGPRYRLLESVAAYGSERLGESGEAEETRARHRAYYTELAEHAAPLLRGHDQRRWLRRLDAEQANLRGALESAVHAGDAVRALRLVNALAWYWHLRGRNHEARRSLTLALSVDPAAPAALVAAAGALLGGVRLQLGGGDPAGEYRAALEPYDALDDPGGRARMEWFLASKLYGVADPVAAEELVDRALETFRSLDDRWGTAAALGSRTFHAKTRGDFAALRRDGERSLELFRELGDQWGQLQAMVPLAKLAEAVGDYGHAERLYQDGLRMAEELKLWPEFVFQLSGVGRLALLTGRLARARECHERARRLAVEQSDVFGEQYAEIGLGLGARRSGELDTAQAHMERVIELHRQMGYEPGAPPLILAELGFTAELRGDAPTALRLQREGLAAARATGDPRAVALALEGLAGALSLAGRWSRAARLLGAADAARRAVGIPLPEGERGDVDRIGARLATVLDERVHAAEFTAGTRLDPDSAVREAEAEANLQARARAQAPDACP